From a region of the Oryza sativa Japonica Group chromosome 6, ASM3414082v1 genome:
- the LOC4341862 gene encoding uncharacterized vacuolar membrane protein YML018C, translated as MKVDDGPGVNGSRWAKMMSTDSWRWCLGLIYIVAVASIWIAASYIVQSVVDEGVSPFLITYICNSLFVIYIPIVEAARYFEDSINNFWTKLKGKDVADLEQSADLESINLLHGSEQEGNTASPTRLPEDILASEAVFPVQAELNVADGSKGLDAKGRWTRARVARVSMVVCPFWFLAQLTFNLSLRYTTVTSNTILSSTSSLFTFLVALVFLGETFTWLKLISVLLCMGGTIIVSLADSGSTANTIATNPLLGDVLSIVSAGLYAVYITLIRKKLPDEKEGQGEVSMAQFLGFLGLFNMLFFFPFALFLNFTKLEPFHRLTWEQVGLIVGKGLLDNVLSDYLWAKAILLTTTTVATAGLTIQVPIAAIVDTLTGHAPHLLDYIGAAAVLVGFAGINIPVGTPQGSQQEQETPIVSMVDDPVHLPSDRNATSMVDDPVYLPSDRNATGAVQ; from the exons ATGAAGGTTGATGATGGTCCTGGCGTCAATGGCAGTAGGTGGGCCAAAATGATGAGCACAGATTCGTGGAGGTGGTGTTTAGGATTGATTTACATTGTTGCTGTTGCGAGTATATGGATTGCTGCAAGCTACATTGTTCAGTCTGTTGTGGATGAGGGTGTTTCTCCATTCTTGATTACCTACATATGCAATTCTCTATTTGTTATTTACATCCCAATAGTTGAGGCTGCACGATACTTTGAGGATTCTATCAACAACTTTTGGACAAAGTTGAAAGGCAAGGATGTTGCGGACCTGGAGCAGTCTGCTGATCTGGAGAGCATAAATCTTCTCCATGGAAGTGAACAAGAGGGCAATACAGCCTCACCAACAAGGTTGCCTGAAGACATATTGGCTTCAGAAGCAGTCTTCCCTGTCCAGGCCGAGCTGAATGTAGCAGATGGCAGCAAAGGGTTGGATGCAAAAGGGCGCTGGACACGTGCTCGTGTGGCTAGAGTCAGCATGGTAGTCTGCCCTTTCTGGTTTCTCGCTCAGCTTACATTCAACCTGTCTCTAAGATACACCACTGTTACA TCAAATACGATATTGAGCAGCACGTCTAGCCTCTTCACTTTCTTGGTTGCACTAGTATTTCTTGGAGAAACATTCACGTGGTTGAAACTAATCAGTGTACTTCTCTGCATGGGAGGAACGATAATTGTTAGCCTAGCTGATTCAGGTAGTACAGCGAATACCATTGCCACAAATCCTCTACTTGGAGATGTCCTTTCTATTGTTTCAGCTGGATTGTATGCTGTGTATATCACCTTGATACGGAAAAAGCTGCCTGATGAGAAAGAAGGTCAAGGCGAAGTGAGCATGGCTCAGTTTCTTGGATTCCTTGGACTGTTTAACAtgttatttttctttccttttgcaTTGTTCTTGAATTTCACCAAGCTGGAGCCATTCCACAGGCTGACATGGGAGCAAGTTGGTCTTATTGTTGGAAAAG GTTTGTTAGATAATGTTTTGAGTGACTACTTGTGGGCAAAAGCAATCCTTCTCACAACAACAACAGTAGCCACGGCTGGTCTCACGATCCAAGTTCCAATTGCTGCCATTGTGGATACACTAACAGGTCATGCTCCTCATCTATTGGACTACATCGGAGCTGCTGCTGTGTTGGTCGGTTTTGCTGGCATCAACATACCTGTAGGCACTCCACAGGGTTCTCAGCAAGAGCAGGAAACTCCTATCGTCAGTATGGTTGATGATCCAGTCCATTTACCAAGTGATAGAAATGCTACTAGCATGGTTGATGATCCAGTCTATTTACCAAGTGATAGAAATGCTACTGGTGCTGTTCAATAA